A window of the Chloroflexota bacterium genome harbors these coding sequences:
- a CDS encoding HAMP domain-containing protein — protein sequence MIRTWSDLPLRLRLTLLYIGLLAFLLSILGGALYWDTRRFLLDSTATRLRAQAKPVIERWLYPAASPPAPPNPPPPPPSPSPDLHRIAGALARDLTSRDTVALVLDRDGRVLADGRRLPEEPDPPTPDPIYYARALAGENEVNYIAAVDDQRMLVLLIPLRRAPGSAEVLGVVQLSTPLAPIEQILLRQRLLLGAGIGFALLVGTLCGLWLTTSALRPLSRMVTTCRQIAAGDLSQRVNLSHHGDEVGQLARAFDEMVARIETAFEAQRRFVANAAHELRTPLTALLGSLEVLLRGAQDDPAAVTRLAQGMYQEVTRLSRLCEQLLDLTRIDASAPIHRRPVDLHAFFNEFAQQARLLARDREVALEPGPSVTLSADPDLLKQVLFNLVDNAVQHTAVGGTITLGWRTLPAGVEVWVADDGEGIAPEDLPHIFEPFYRGDRSRSRRHGGTGLGLTLARALIEAHGGRIAVESRVGQGTRFTITLPTT from the coding sequence GTGATACGTACCTGGAGCGATCTTCCCCTACGCCTTCGTCTGACCCTGTTGTATATCGGGTTGCTGGCCTTTCTTCTCTCCATATTAGGAGGGGCGCTCTACTGGGACACCCGGCGTTTTCTGCTCGATAGCACCGCCACCCGGCTGCGTGCCCAGGCCAAGCCCGTGATCGAGCGATGGCTGTATCCGGCGGCCTCCCCTCCGGCTCCTCCAAACCCACCTCCTCCGCCTCCCTCTCCCTCTCCTGACCTTCATCGTATAGCGGGCGCGCTGGCCCGTGATCTGACCTCTCGCGACACGGTGGCCCTGGTGCTCGATCGCGATGGCCGCGTCCTGGCCGATGGTCGGCGGCTGCCGGAGGAGCCCGACCCGCCGACGCCCGATCCGATCTACTATGCTCGGGCGCTGGCCGGGGAAAACGAGGTCAATTACATCGCCGCGGTGGACGATCAGCGCATGCTGGTATTGCTGATCCCGTTGCGTCGCGCCCCGGGAAGTGCGGAGGTCCTGGGCGTCGTCCAACTGAGCACGCCGCTGGCCCCCATCGAACAGATCCTCCTGCGGCAGAGGCTGTTGCTGGGGGCGGGCATCGGGTTCGCGCTCCTGGTGGGCACGCTTTGCGGGCTCTGGCTCACCACCTCGGCGTTGAGGCCTTTGAGTCGCATGGTGACGACCTGTCGCCAGATCGCCGCGGGCGACCTGAGCCAGCGCGTCAACCTGTCTCACCATGGGGATGAGGTCGGACAGCTGGCGCGCGCCTTTGACGAGATGGTGGCCCGGATCGAGACGGCTTTTGAGGCTCAGCGGCGCTTTGTCGCCAACGCGGCTCATGAGCTGCGGACCCCGCTGACGGCCCTGTTGGGTTCCCTGGAGGTGCTGCTGCGAGGGGCCCAGGATGACCCCGCGGCCGTGACCCGCCTGGCACAGGGGATGTATCAGGAGGTCACCCGGCTGTCGCGCCTATGTGAGCAGCTGCTTGATCTCACCCGTATCGATGCCTCGGCTCCCATTCACCGGAGGCCCGTGGACCTGCATGCCTTTTTCAACGAGTTCGCCCAGCAGGCTCGTCTGCTGGCGCGGGATCGTGAGGTAGCCCTGGAGCCGGGGCCCTCCGTCACCCTGTCCGCCGATCCTGACCTCCTGAAGCAGGTGTTGTTCAATCTGGTGGACAACGCGGTGCAGCATACGGCGGTGGGAGGGACCATCACCCTGGGTTGGCGGACTCTTCCCGCCGGGGTGGAGGTGTGGGTGGCCGACGACGGGGAGGGGATCGCCCCGGAGGATCTCCCGCACATTTTCGAGCCCTTCTATCGGGGAGACCGATCTCGGTCCAGGCGTCACGGCGGCACCGGCCTGGGGTTGACCCTGGCGCGGGCGCTGATCGAGGCGCACGGAGGCCGGATCGCGGTGGAGAGCCGCGTGGGACAGGGGACGCGCTTCACGATCACCTTGCCAACGACGTGA